The Lacrimispora xylanolytica genome has a segment encoding these proteins:
- a CDS encoding (2Fe-2S)-binding protein has product MSKRNDRSRELKEFMQEPDDGLIICRCEEVTKGEIRKAVHEGMFTLTEIRRFLRSGMGLCQGQTCGNLVKRIVAKELGVSSLELEPTPSRAPMRPIEMKVLGNERREE; this is encoded by the coding sequence ATGAGTAAGAGAAATGACCGGTCCAGGGAATTAAAGGAATTTATGCAGGAGCCGGATGATGGTCTTATCATCTGCCGCTGTGAGGAGGTCACCAAGGGAGAAATCAGAAAGGCTGTTCATGAGGGAATGTTCACCTTAACGGAAATCAGGCGTTTTCTCCGCTCCGGCATGGGGCTTTGTCAGGGGCAGACCTGCGGAAATCTGGTAAAGAGAATCGTGGCCAAAGAACTGGGAGTATCCTCTCTTGAGCTGGAGCCGACTCCCTCAAGAGCCCCCATGAGACCCATTGAGATGAAGGTACTTGGAAATGAACGAAGGGAGGAGTAG